GCTCTCCACCGGGCGACGGGGGAGCTGAAGTGGACTAAGGTATCCAAGTCAAGACTGGGTTTCTATCTTGAGATCGTTGATTGGTTCTTAGCTGAAGCATCGCTACGTTTCCGTGGGCTGGTGATTCTGAATAAGGAACGGCTAGACCACAATCAATTCAATGAAGGCTCCCACGACGAGTTCTATTATAAGATGTACTTCTCGCTGCTCAGTAAGATCTTAAGCCCGGATATGCGATACAACATTTACCTAGACATCAAGGATACGCGCAGCAGATTGAAACTTAGGAAATTGGAGGAAGTGCTTTGTAATGACCAGTATGACTTCACGGGTCAAATGATCGCGCATTTGCAGAACATC
This genomic interval from Chloroflexota bacterium contains the following:
- a CDS encoding DUF3800 domain-containing protein — translated: MSETFNIYCDESCHLEYDNQPVMLLGAIWCPREEVARLSKEVQEMKALHRATGELKWTKVSKSRLGFYLEIVDWFLAEASLRFRGLVILNKERLDHNQFNEGSHDEFYYKMYFSLLSKILSPDMRYNIYLDIKDTRSRLKLRKLEEVLCNDQYDFTGQMIAHLQNIRSHESCLLQVCDFLLGAVSYRHRGLSENPAKVEIIKHLEARLGRVLLYSTPLREEKFNLFLFAPRDDGDKER